One Novipirellula galeiformis genomic window, CAGCCGCAGATAAATAGACACCGTAGGGCATACGTCACCAAACTTTCAAAGTCTTTTGAGAACATCTCCTTTGCGATAACACTTGGCGAATCGGTGATGCAAGCCCAACTCATCGGCTAGAGGGGCAAAACTTGAGTCAAACTGCGCAATAGGCCAAAAATATCGGCCGAGGATCCGGCGGTGCTTGGATGGCATCTTGATGCAGCCGAAACACGCCAGAAAATCCTATCCCGACGCGTCAGCGAGGGGCCGCACCAAGATCGATTCCCTCTCGCATACGTATTCGGTTCTGAAAAATCGATGCGAGATCGAGGGGGCTCGTCGATTTTTGACAACGTGCGTAGACTTAAATGAATTCGGTCACTGACCATTTCCATTCTCGACTCGCCACTACCAGAGCACTATGTCGCCGAGCGAACACGATATTTACGAAGAACACGTCCTGGATCACTACGAAGATCCGTACCACCGCGGGCTGCTTGAGCAAGCGACCCACTCGGACGAGGGGAAGAACCCTCTGTGCGGAGACGTCATCCATATCGATTTGAAGTTGTCCGAGGACGGCAAGATCGTCGAGGCTTGGTTTGACGGCGAGGGCTGTGTCATCAGCCAAGCATCCGCCTCGATGCTGGTCGAGCAAATGGAGGGAAAAACGCTGGAAGAGTTGAAAGAATTCTCCGCAGACGAGATGCTGGCGTTGTTTGGCCCCAAGTTGACCCCTAACCGGCAAAAATGCTGTTTGCTTTCGTGGCGAATCCTGCAGAGTGCCGTTCATTCACCTGTCAACGATAGTGGCGATGGGGATCCCGACGACGATGGCCCCCAATTTGGTGGTCCCAGCTTAAGCGAAGAATCTTGATGAACAATCCGAGTGAGTCCGTGCGCAGCCTGAATGGGTCCCAGCGCAGCCCGAATGAGTCCTTGCGCCGCGTTTCGCTTGACGCGAATCGCTACCGCCCCGATTTTCCCATTCTCGATCGAGTCACCTCCAGCGGCGCTCCGCTGGCGTTTCTTGACAACGCGGCCAGCAGCCAGCGTCCCAACGCCGTGATCGATGCGATGACGCAATGCTATCGCCAGTACTATGCGAACGTCCATCGCGGCATCCATACGCTGAGCGAAGAGTCGACCGACCGCTACGAACAAGCGCGACGTGGAATTGCCAAGTTTGTGGGAGCGGCGGAAACGCATGAAGTCATTTTTGCAGCCGGGACGACCGCAGCGATCAACACTGTCGCTCGCTCTTGGGGTGACGCAAATCTAAGCACAGGCGACACGATCCTGTTAACGATTGCCGAGCACCATGCAAACATTGTTCCTTGGCACCAGCTTGCCGAGCGGACCGGATGCAAGGTCGAGTTCCTGCCCTTGGATGAAAATTTCACCATCACCGACGACGTGGTGGTCGACGCGCTAGAGCGTTTCCAACCCAAGTTGTTTGCCTTTACGGCATCGAGCAATACGCTTGGCGTAGAGTTTCCGGTCCAGCGTTGGACGTCGCTCGCTCACCAAGCGGGCTGCACCGTGCTCGTCGACGCGGCCCAGGCGGCGCCGCATCAAGCGATCGATGTGCAAGCGTTGGATGTCGATTTCTTGGTTTTCAGCGGACACAAGGTTTGCGGCCCGACCGGCATTGGCGTGCTCTACGGTAAAGCCGCGTTGCTTGACGCGATGCCGCCGTTCTTGAGCGGCGGTGGCATGATCAATGAAGTCACCACGAGCGGATTCAGTTGTGCCGCGCTGCCCGATAAGTTCGAAGCGGGAACGCCGCCGATCGCCGAAGCAATCGGTTTGCACGCGGCGACTGAGTATTTGACCTCGGTGGGGCTGGATGCGATTCACGCTTACGAGAAAGAGCTGGGCGGTTACGCCGATCAAGCGTTACGCGAGATTGACGGGGTGCGGATCATCGGGCCAACACCGGAGCTGAAAGCGGGCATTGTCAGCTTCGTCGTCGACGGCGTTCACGCTCATGATATGTCGCAAACGCTTGATACTTATGGGATCGCGGTGCGAGCGGGACATCATTGCACGATGCCTTTGCACAAATCGCTGGGGTTGTCTGCGACGACGCGAGCGAGTTTTTACTTCTACAACACGTTCGAAGAAGCGGATCGGTTGATCCAAGCGGTTCGCGAGATCCGCACGCGATTCGCCCCGAGTGGACGAAAGCGTCGTCGACGCTCGTAATGGACGAGGCGACGACGCTGTGGGGGGCGTTCGTGTTCAGCCGCTCGATCGTCCCAGTCGTTTGGGCGTTGGAAATTCAAGGACGAATTTGGTTCCGCGGCCGACGTCACTTTGCACACTAATTCGCCCGCCGTGGGCTTCGATGATCTTGCGGGCGGTCGGTAACCCCAGCCCCGATCCCGATTCCTTGGTGCTGTAAAAGGGTTCGAACATGTGCAGCACCGTGTTGTCGTCGACGCCTCTGCCGGTATCAATCAAATCGAGTGCGACGCCGGTGCGAGTGGGGTAGGTGCGGGCCCAGAGCTGGCCACCATCTTCCATCGCTTCGAGTGCATTTTTCACGAGATTCATCAGTGCCGCTTGCAACGAATCGCTGTGCATCATGATCGAGGGCAGATCGGGATCCAAGTACTTTTCAATATCGATCCCCTCGGAGTCCGCCTGCGCTTGGTACGCTCGCAACACGGTTTCGATTTGGTCGTTTAGGTTTCCCGAGACGAGGTCGATGTCGCGAAGTCGAGCGTAGCGGAGGAAGTCACGCAGCAAACCTTCCATCCGTTCGCACTGTTGGCGAACGATATCGACGCGATCGACCGATCGGCGACTGATCGGTGAGTCGATTTCCGAAAGGTCCTCGCTCAACAAATCGATGTTCATGTGGATCACCGACAACGGGTTTTTGATCTCGTGCGCCAACGATCCGGCAAGTTCGGCGAGCTCTTCGTACTGAGTGCGGATCGAATGGATTTGAGCGGCGTGTTCTTGTGCTGTTGTGAATTCTTGAGACGCCATGGGGGTGATCATTTGAAGGGAGAGATCGGTGGGTGGCTCGAAGCCAACGTTTTGAAAGCCAACGTTTTGAAGTCAGCGAGATTTTCATAACCCGACGCGTTAGCGAAGGACGATCGCACTTGATTCGGTGCCTCGTTAACGCTTCGGATTATGATTTGCTGGTAAAAACTGCAATAGCGCAACTTCAAAACGAACGCGTCGGGCAGTGATTTGCTGGGCAAACAGGATTAGCGTCCCTTCAAAAACACAGAGCGAGGTCACCTGTTTCGAGTGAGGACGCACCCGAGTGTGGCGTTGGGGAATGAATCTCGGTTAGGATGTTATTCTAACGCGAACCTCCGCTGAAAACGATGACGGCAAGACAAAGATGACAACGCCGCAGCCTCCCCTGAACCCTTACGCCGCGACGATCGTCGATGACGACGCTGTGGCGTCTGACGAGGCGGTGGCAATCGAGAAGACGTGTTCAACCGTCAAGGTTTGCGTCGATACGACCGCCATGATTTCGCTCTCCGGAGGATTCTTTGCCGCGCTGGTGATCCTATTTTCGATGTTCTCGGCGTGGCCTGTGGCAAACCTTCAAACCGTCATCACCGCGATTGGATCGCTGTTGCTCGGTGGCGTGATCAGTTTTTTGATCGGAGCGATTCTGGCGTTGCTCGCCGCGATCCCCGTGGTCACGCTCGGCGGTTGGTTGATTTCGATTCAGCCCAACGCGCGAGAACCCTGGACCCCTTCAGGCATTCGTGTCTTTGGCAGCATCACCGGAGCGCTCAGCGGGTTTAGTTGTTTGGGCGTTCCCTTGCTACTTGCCGGGGCGTTCCAAGGCTTGTTTGTCGCGATCATGCCCGCAGCGTTTGCTGCGGGCACGGTGCCGCTTTTATTGTTTCGTACGGTCCGGCATTGCCGCAACACGGTTCGGCACTACCACGACGATCGAAGCGGGGGCGGTGAGTCGCAAAATTTCGACTTCCCTCCTGCGCCCTCGCCACTACCCCCTGTCGATTTTGTCTCGAGAAAATTACCCTAAAGCATCGTTCGGGAATGCCACAGCGAGTCACCGTTTGGTGCTGATGGCCGTCTCGGGAGCTCGATTGCCACTAGCCCTCTTCGAAACCGATCCGTATGTCGACTGCCTCTTCAGATAAAAATACTGCTGACCCCTATTTCCAATCGCTCTTTGCAGATCGCATCGGCGGTGCGAACTATGGGAAAGACACTGAAATTTACAAGTTCGAGAAGATCAAGCGGGCCAAACGCAAGGCGCTTGCAGATCATCCCGATCGAGCATTGTTGGACTTCGGAATCGGCGAAAACGATTCGATGGCCGATGCGTCGGTGCGTAAGGTGATGAACGAGGAGGTGAACAAGCCTGAGAATCGTGGGTATTCCGACAATGGGATCGGGGAATACAAGGAAGCCGCTGCTCGCTTTATGCAGCGGCAATTCGGTGTTACGCTCGACCCCGCCACCCAGATCAACCACTGTATCGGAAGCAAGCCCGCCTACGCGATGCTGCCGGCGTGTTTCATCAATCCCGGCGACATCACGATGATGACCGTGCCTGGTTACCCGGTCGCGGGCACCCACACGCGTTACTACGGTGGCGAAGTTTTCAAATTGCCACTGCTTGCCGAAAATGGTTTCTTACCCGATTTGGATGCCGTTCCTGATGATGTTTATCGGCGTACCAAATTGATGGTGCTGAACTATCCCAACTCGCCAACCGGTCGTACCACGACGCCTGAGTTTTATGAAAAGGTCGTCGCGCTCGCCAAAGAAAAAGAGTTTGTCGTCGTTCAAGACGCCGCTCACATCCTGTTGACCTTTGACGGAAAGCCGTTGAGCTTTTTGCAAACGCCCGGTGCGATGGATGTCGGAGTCGAGGTTCACTCGATGAGCAAGGGTTACGACATGATCGGATGGCGTATGGGATTCGTGTGCGGACACCCTCGCATCGTTTCCGCGTTCGCAGACGTGAAAGACAACAGCGACAGCGGCCAATTCATGGCGACCCAGAAAGCGGCCGCAGCGGCATTGGACGATGATTCCATTCCGCAACGGATCAACGCCAAGTACCGTCGCCGGTTAGAAAAACTCGTCGCGACCTTGAATGAGTGCGGTTTCGAGTGCGAGATGCCGGGCGGGACCTATTTTCTGTACACCAAGTCGCCCAGTGGAACGAAGTCGGGCGTAACGTTTGCCAAGGCGGAAGACGCTACCCGTTACTTGATCGAGCAGTTTGGTATCGTGACGGTTCCCTGGGACGATGCGGGATCGTTTTTGCGGTTCAGTGTTACCTACGTCGCGGCAACCGAAGCCGACGAAGATGCGTTGATGCAAGAAACCAAGAAGCGACTCGGGGATGCTGGGCTCGTTTGGAACGCATGAGCGCTGGGTCGATGACCTAGGCACCCTGATTGAGTCCATTTATGAAAAAAGCCACCGACATTCAATGTTGGTGGCTTTTTTTCTTGAATTTTTTAAACGCTGCTTCGTGAATCACTCGGCAACGATCTGCTTCGAAGGGGTTACGCCTTCGCGCCAGCAGCTTTAACGAGCTTGCTCAGACGGCTTTTGGTGCGGGCCGCAGCATTGCGATGGATCACGTTCTTGCTGGCTGCGCGGTCCAGCTTTTTGACTGCCAAACGGAATGCAGCTTGTGCCTTCTCGCCGTCACCGGTGGCTGCAGCTTCGCGGACACTACGGATCGTTGAGCGCATGTTGCTCTTGAGGGAACGGTTTAACAGACGTTGTTTGACGTTCTGACGAAGCCGTTTTTTTGCACTTTCGGTATTTGGCATCTTCGGTTTATCGCGCTCTGGTAGGCGTCCATCATCGGAAAAAGGAAATTGAAGGTTCGATAGTATGCCACCCTGTCTGCCGTCTGTCCAGAGTGAACTTTTAAGGTGAAAATCAAACCATGAACAGCATGGTCTATTTAATCGGTGCCGGCCCAGGGGATCCTGGGCTTTTGACGCTTCGCGGGGCAGAGCTTTTGCGGAGGAGTGATGTCGTTTTGTACGACGGGCTAAGCAATGCCGAATTGCTCAAACACGCCCCTCGGGCAGAGCACATTTGCGTCGGAAAGCATGGCCAGCAAAGGATTTGGCGTCAGGAAGAGATCATCGAGGAAATGCTCAAGCATGCTCGAAATGGCCGAGTGGTCGCCCGTCTAAAGGGGGGGGATCCGGCGGTCTTTGCTCGCACCGCCGAAGAGGTCGACGCCTTGTCGAAGGCAGGCATCCGCTACGAGATCGTGCCTGGAATTACGGCGGCTTTAGCGGCAGGTTCTTATGCGGGAATTCCCATCACGCACCGAAAATTGGCCTCCGCGGTCGCTTTGGTCACCGGTCACGAGGAGCCGGGGAAGCCAGAATCGGCGCTGGATTGGCAGGCGTTGGCCCGATTTCCAGGGACGTTGGTGATCTACATGGGGGTCACAACGGCCGAAACTTGGACGCGCTCGCTGATCGAAAACGGCAAACCGGCCGACACGCCGGTGGCCATTGTCCGCCGCTGTAGCCACCATGACCAACAAACGTTTCGCTGTCGGTTGGACGAGGTTGCCGATCGTTTGAGTCCGGCCAACAAAATTCGCCCCCCTGTGATCGTCATTATCGGACCGGTCGCCGAGTTGACCGAAACGCGAAATTGGCTCGAACAGCGACCGTTATTTGGACAAACCGTTCTCGTCACCCGGCCGATCGAGCAAGCCGAAGAGCTCGCCTCGCCGTTGCGTGATCTCGGGGCGACCGTTTTAATCCAACCGGCAATCCAAATCGGACCGCCCGGCGATTGGGACGAGGTTGATGCCGCAATCGAGTCGCTTGCCCAACAAGATATTGTCATCTTTTTTAGCCGCAACGGAGTTCAGTACTTTCTTCAACGCGTGCTCGAAACGGGGCGTGACATGCGCGCCTTTGCCAATTGCAAGTTAACGTGTGTTGGAAAGCAGACCGCTGCGGCACTCGCCGACTTTCATTTGCACGCCGACATTGTGCCCCCTGACTTCACCGCTGAATCGCTTGTGGAAGAATTGAGGGGGCAGGTCGAGGGTAAACGGATCACCATTGTTCGCGCGAGCCGCGGTCGCGACCTGCTTTATGAATCGCTACAACAGGCCGGGGCCGACGTAACCCAAGTGGTCGCGTATGCGCACACCGATGTGACCACTCCTGATCCCCAAGTCCTGCAATGGGCCAAACAGGGGCAAATCGATTGGATCACGTTGACCAGTAGCGCGACGGCGGAAAGTTTGCACCAAATGCTCGGTGAGTCGATGCAGCAAGCGAAGCT contains:
- the sufU gene encoding Fe-S cluster assembly sulfur transfer protein SufU — its product is MSPSEHDIYEEHVLDHYEDPYHRGLLEQATHSDEGKNPLCGDVIHIDLKLSEDGKIVEAWFDGEGCVISQASASMLVEQMEGKTLEELKEFSADEMLALFGPKLTPNRQKCCLLSWRILQSAVHSPVNDSGDGDPDDDGPQFGGPSLSEES
- a CDS encoding SufS family cysteine desulfurase → MNNPSESVRSLNGSQRSPNESLRRVSLDANRYRPDFPILDRVTSSGAPLAFLDNAASSQRPNAVIDAMTQCYRQYYANVHRGIHTLSEESTDRYEQARRGIAKFVGAAETHEVIFAAGTTAAINTVARSWGDANLSTGDTILLTIAEHHANIVPWHQLAERTGCKVEFLPLDENFTITDDVVVDALERFQPKLFAFTASSNTLGVEFPVQRWTSLAHQAGCTVLVDAAQAAPHQAIDVQALDVDFLVFSGHKVCGPTGIGVLYGKAALLDAMPPFLSGGGMINEVTTSGFSCAALPDKFEAGTPPIAEAIGLHAATEYLTSVGLDAIHAYEKELGGYADQALREIDGVRIIGPTPELKAGIVSFVVDGVHAHDMSQTLDTYGIAVRAGHHCTMPLHKSLGLSATTRASFYFYNTFEEADRLIQAVREIRTRFAPSGRKRRRRS
- a CDS encoding sensor histidine kinase, whose translation is MASQEFTTAQEHAAQIHSIRTQYEELAELAGSLAHEIKNPLSVIHMNIDLLSEDLSEIDSPISRRSVDRVDIVRQQCERMEGLLRDFLRYARLRDIDLVSGNLNDQIETVLRAYQAQADSEGIDIEKYLDPDLPSIMMHSDSLQAALMNLVKNALEAMEDGGQLWARTYPTRTGVALDLIDTGRGVDDNTVLHMFEPFYSTKESGSGLGLPTARKIIEAHGGRISVQSDVGRGTKFVLEFPTPKRLGRSSG
- a CDS encoding LL-diaminopimelate aminotransferase; the protein is MSTASSDKNTADPYFQSLFADRIGGANYGKDTEIYKFEKIKRAKRKALADHPDRALLDFGIGENDSMADASVRKVMNEEVNKPENRGYSDNGIGEYKEAAARFMQRQFGVTLDPATQINHCIGSKPAYAMLPACFINPGDITMMTVPGYPVAGTHTRYYGGEVFKLPLLAENGFLPDLDAVPDDVYRRTKLMVLNYPNSPTGRTTTPEFYEKVVALAKEKEFVVVQDAAHILLTFDGKPLSFLQTPGAMDVGVEVHSMSKGYDMIGWRMGFVCGHPRIVSAFADVKDNSDSGQFMATQKAAAAALDDDSIPQRINAKYRRRLEKLVATLNECGFECEMPGGTYFLYTKSPSGTKSGVTFAKAEDATRYLIEQFGIVTVPWDDAGSFLRFSVTYVAATEADEDALMQETKKRLGDAGLVWNA
- the rpsT gene encoding 30S ribosomal protein S20, whose product is MPNTESAKKRLRQNVKQRLLNRSLKSNMRSTIRSVREAAATGDGEKAQAAFRLAVKKLDRAASKNVIHRNAAARTKSRLSKLVKAAGAKA
- the cobA gene encoding uroporphyrinogen-III C-methyltransferase, whose translation is MNSMVYLIGAGPGDPGLLTLRGAELLRRSDVVLYDGLSNAELLKHAPRAEHICVGKHGQQRIWRQEEIIEEMLKHARNGRVVARLKGGDPAVFARTAEEVDALSKAGIRYEIVPGITAALAAGSYAGIPITHRKLASAVALVTGHEEPGKPESALDWQALARFPGTLVIYMGVTTAETWTRSLIENGKPADTPVAIVRRCSHHDQQTFRCRLDEVADRLSPANKIRPPVIVIIGPVAELTETRNWLEQRPLFGQTVLVTRPIEQAEELASPLRDLGATVLIQPAIQIGPPGDWDEVDAAIESLAQQDIVIFFSRNGVQYFLQRVLETGRDMRAFANCKLTCVGKQTAAALADFHLHADIVPPDFTAESLVEELRGQVEGKRITIVRASRGRDLLYESLQQAGADVTQVVAYAHTDVTTPDPQVLQWAKQGQIDWITLTSSATAESLHQMLGESMQQAKLATLSPITSAAVRKLGYTVACEADPYTIESLIQALVKSNLT